One genomic region from Amaranthus tricolor cultivar Red isolate AtriRed21 chromosome 12, ASM2621246v1, whole genome shotgun sequence encodes:
- the LOC130828761 gene encoding probable inactive purple acid phosphatase 29, which translates to MMRSGFLCCCSRSWKPQEFSVRLIVVLLIVVVGTGSARYEGKLRFNSNGEFKILQISDSHYANGKDTPCTDVLPSQLESCSDLNTTDYLRRFIAAENPDLIVFTGDNVHTIDCYNYNRSMDEMFGPAIESNKPWTAILGNHDVNYLQTGLSREVVMEYIVGMKNTLSLKNPANLEEGESIWGWGNYNLEVGGVEGSSLQNKSVLNLYLLDSGDYTYSFTPFYYVGYEWIQPSQQSWFLRTSKQLQEAYMSAPEAQEQPAPGLVFFHIPIPEFNNITDSQMVGEKQEKVICPGVNSGFFDTMLAAGDIKAAFVGHGHVNDYCGKHCDIQLCYDAGFGYHGYGIPGWPRRARVINIKLDKTQDGSWGPVKSILTWKRLQDDHLTVIDPQVLWASTGDRSGSLNSIMTE; encoded by the exons atgatgAGGTCAGGCTTTCTATGTTGTTGTTCAAGAAGTTGGAAGCCACAAGAATTTAGTGTGCGTTTAATAGTAGTACTCCTAATAGTAGTAGTTGGAACAGGGTCAGCAAGATATGAGGGCAAATTAAGATTCAACTCTAATGGAGAGTTTAAGATTCTACAAATCTCAGATTCCCACTACGCTAATGGCAAGGATACTCCTTGTACTGATGTCTTACCTTCTCAATTGGAATCTTGCTCTGATCTTAATACCACTGATTATCTCCGTCGTTTTATTGCTGCTGAGAACCCTGACCTCATTGTTTTCACTG GTGACAACGTGCATACAATAGACTGCTATAACTACAATAGATCCATGGACGAAATGTTTGGGCCAGCAATTGAGTCAAACAAACCATGGACTGCAATATTAGGGAACCATGATGTAAACTATCTACAAACTGGACTTTCAAGAGAAGTTGTAATGGAATACATAGTAGGTATGAAAAACACATTGTCACTGAAAAACCCAGCAAATCTTGAAGAAGGAGAGAGTATTTGGGGTTGGGGTAACTATAACTTGGAGGTTGGTGGAGTAGAAGGTTCCTCTTTACAGAACAAATCTGTACTCAACCTTTATCTTCTTGATAGTGGTGATTACACTTACAGTTTCACTCCTTTTTACTACGTTGGATATGAGTGGATTCAACCTTCTCAGCAGTCTTGGTTTCTTCGCACATCCAAACAACTTCAG GAAGCCTACATGAGTGCACCAGAAGCACAAGAGCAGCCAGCTCCAGGGTTAGTATTCTTCCACATTCCAATACCTGAATTCAACAACATTACAGATTCCCAAATGGTGGGtgaaaagcaagagaaagtgATCTGCCCAGGAGTGAATTCAGGATTCTTCGACACAATGCTGGCAGCAGGAGATATCAAAGCTGCTTTTGTTGGACATGGTCATGTAAACGACTATTGTGGAAAGCATTGTGACATTCAACTTTGTTATGATGCTGGATTTGGATATCATGGCTATGGAATCCCTGGTTGGCCTAGAAGAGCCAGGGTGATCAACATCAAGTTGGATAAAACTCAAGACGGATCATGGGGTCCTGTTAAGTCTATTCTTACATGGAAGCGACTCCAAGATGATCATCTAACTGTTATTGATCCTCAAGTCCTTTGGGCTTCTACTG GTGATCGATCTGGGTCGTTGAATTCGATTATGACCGAATAA